A window from Mustela erminea isolate mMusErm1 chromosome 17, mMusErm1.Pri, whole genome shotgun sequence encodes these proteins:
- the LOC116575984 gene encoding protein kish-A-like — MSAIFNFQSLLTVILLLICTCAYIRSLAPSLLDRNKTGLLGIFWKCARIGERKSPYIAVCCIVMAFSILFIQ; from the coding sequence ATGTCTGCCATTTTCAATTTTCAGAGTCTGTTGACAGTAATCTTGCTGCTTATATGTACCTGTGCTTACATCCGATCCTTGGCACCCAGCCTCCTGGACAGAAATAAAACTGGATTGTTGGGTATATTTTGGAAATGCGCCAGAATTGGTGAACGGAAGAGTCCTTACATTGCAGTATGCTGTATAGTGATGGCCTTCAGCATTCTCTTCATACAGTAG